From one Rosa rugosa chromosome 4, drRosRugo1.1, whole genome shotgun sequence genomic stretch:
- the LOC133706504 gene encoding GDSL esterase/lipase At1g71691-like yields MAKHYFRLFSSASLVLSFMVLQAEVVWGQGGTERRKEMVPAMFIFGDSLIDNGNNNNLPSFAKANYPPYGIDFNGGPTGRFSNGYTMVDEIAELLGLPLIPAYSEASGDQVLHGVNYASAAAGILDITGRNFVGRIPFGQQISNFQTTLDQITENLAADDVARAIAKCIFFVGMGSNDYLNNYLMPNYNTKNQYNAQQFADLLAQQYTQQLTRLYNLGARRFVIAGVGRMGCIPSILAQSPNGTCSEDVNRLVLPFNANVKTMINNLNTNLPGSRSIYIDIARMFEDVVTNARAYGFSVANRGCCGIGRNRGQITCLPMQTPCPNRDQYVFWDAYHPTAAVNILIGRKAFSGDPSKVYPMNIQQLATLNIETN; encoded by the exons ATGGCTAAGCACTACTTTAGGCTATTTTCTTCTGCTTCGCTTGTTTTGTCCTTCATGGTGCTGCAGGCTGAAGTAGTTTGGGGTCAAGGTGGTACTGAAAGGAGGAAAGAAATGGTGCCTGCAATGTTCATATTCGGAGACTCTCTGATTGACAatggcaacaacaacaacctcCCTTCATTTGCCAAGGCCAACTATCCCCCCTATGGAATCGATTTCAATGGCGGACCAACTGGTCGTTTTAGCAATGGTTACACCATGGTTGATGAAATAG CTGAATTGCTAGGACTTCCCTTAATTCCTGCGTACTCTGAAGCTTCTGGAGATCAAGTGCTTCACGGTGTCAATTATGCATCTGCAGCCGCTGGAATCCTTGATATCACTGGCAGAAACTTT GTGGGTCGCATACCCTTTGGTCAACAAATAAGCAACTTCCAGACTACACTTGATCAGATAACAGAGAATCTGGCTGCAGATGATGTTGCCCGGGCCATTGCAAAGTGCATATTCTTTGTTGGAATGGGCAGCAATGACTACCTAAACAATTACCTTATGCCCAACTATAACACCAAGAATCAATACAATGCTCAACAATTTGCTGATCTCTTGGCTCAACAATACACTCAGCAACTCACT AGGCTCTACAATCTTGGTGCTCGAAGATTTGTTATTGCCGGAGTTGGGAGGATGGGTTGCATACCAAGTATCTTAGCCCAAAGTCCAAATGGAACCTGCTCAGAGGACGTCAATCGCCTTGTTCTACCCTTCAACGCAAATGTGAAGACAATGATCAACAATCTTAATACCAACTTACCTGGTTCGAGGTCCATTTACATTGACATTGCTCGAATGTTTGAAGACGTCGTCACCAATGCTAGAGCTTATG GATTCAGTGTTGCGAATCGTGGATGCTGCGGTATTGGGCGTAACAGAGGGCAAATTACATGTCTTCCAATGCAAACACCGTGCCCAAATCGTGACCAGTACGTGTTCTGGGATGCATATCACCCAACTGCAGCTGTGAACATCTTAATAGGCCGGAAAGCTTTCAGTGGAGACCCTAGCAAGGTTTACCCCATGAATATACAGCAGCTTGCCACTCTTAACATTGAAACCAATTAG
- the LOC133746138 gene encoding uncharacterized protein LOC133746138 yields MSNLNKLDFVALEVSGRNYLKWTQDVKLHLTANKMRSTIIADNITPEDMKARAMIFIRKHMEEALKVEYLAEEDPRSLWVALEERFNHQRAIYLPEARHDWQNIRFQDFKTVNEYNSEICRIRSLLKFCGEELTEADLLEKTFSTFPPSCMVLQQQYRERNFARFSELITILLLAEKNNNLLLRNDQARPTGTRAIPLPEANIIAHHENNRGRRNRGRGRGRRSERPRHGRRNGPRNGPYDRDHPGNGPRGRGGRGQGPRGGNRNAQVRQAQIRENPGPARRPQNQHNLCYRCGGTDHWSRTCRATDEEIGEYHARRGTQEANLVEESVPMDTTLEITDFQAAMDTTLEITDFPMDTTLEITDFQAANGYIED; encoded by the coding sequence atgtcaaatctcaacaagcttgactttgttgctttggaagtTTCCGGAAGGAACTATCTCAAGTGGACCCAAGATGTCAAGCTTCATCtgactgcaaataagatgagatcaacGATTATTGCTGACAACATCACCCCTGAAGACATGAAGGCAAGGGCTATGATTTTCATCAGGAAACATATGGAAGAAGCACTCAAGGTGGAATATTTAGCTGAAGAGGACCCACGatctctttgggtcgctctagaagagcgatTCAACCATCAAAGAGCCATCTACTTGCCGGAAGCAAGACACGATTGGCAGAACATACGCTTCCAGGATTTCAAGACTGTCAATGAGTATAACTCTGAAATCTGCCGGATTCGGTCACTCCTAAAATTCTGTGGAGAAGAGCTCACAGAAGCTGACCTACTGGAGAAAACTTTCTCCACCTTCCCTCCTTCCTGTATGGTCCTGCAGCAACAATACAGGGAAAGAAACTTTGCTAGATTCTCTGAATTAATCACCATCCTGTTGCTCGCTGAAAAGAACAACAACCTACTTTTGAGGAATGATCAAGCAAGGCCCACCGGTACTAGAGCAATTCCTTTGCCTGAAGCAAATATTATTGCCCATCACGAAAATAATCGTGGAAGGAGGAACCGGGGCCGTGGAAGGGGAAGAAGGTCTGAACGTCCAAGGCATGGACGAAGAAATGGACCCAGAAATGGCCCATATGACCGCGACCACCCAGGCAATGGCCCAAGGGGTCGAGGAGGACGTggacaaggcccacgtggtggaAACCGAAATGCCCAAGTCCGACAGGCTCAAATTAGAGAGAACCCTGGTCCGGCCCGTCGCCCTCAAAATCAGCATAATCTATGTTATAGATGTGGAGGCACTGACcattggtcccgcacctgtcgtGCAACAGATGAAGAGATAGGAGAGTATCACGCCAGACGCGGAACTCAAGAGGCCAACCTTGTGGAAGAGTCAGTCCCTATGGATACCACCTTGGAGATTACTGATTTCCAAGCAGCTATGGATACCACCTTGGAGATTACTGATTTCCCTATGGATACCACCTTGGAGATTACTGATTTCCAAGCAGCTAATGGATACATCGAGGATTGA
- the LOC133706505 gene encoding GDSL esterase/lipase At1g33811, which yields MRKSKELGRLLFVLVVWLRLSARACSQPLQQQQVPCFFIFGDSLVDNGNNNRMITLARANYRPYGVDFPQGVTGRFTNGRTYVDVLAELLGFRTYIPPYSRTRGAGLMRGVNLASGASGIRDETGDNLGGHTSMNQQVLTFGNNILPEMRRLFRGDANELNSYLSRCIFYSGMGSNDYLNNYYMPNFYTTSSDFTTKAYAAALLQDYSRQLTQLYSFGARKVIVTAIGQIGCIPYQLARFHGNNSRCNEDINNAIVMFNSGLKKLVDNFNGGQLPGAKFVYVDAYQSTVDLYKNPNASGFEVIDKGCCGVGRNNGQITCLPLQQACQDRTKHLFWDAFHPTDTANVGFGKATFSSGQYTYPINIQQLAML from the exons ATGAGGAAGTCTAAAGAGTTGGGGAGGTTGTTATTTGTACTAGTGGTTTGGCTACGGTTGAGTGCCAGGGCTTGCTCGCAGCCACTGCAGCAGCAGCAAGTCCCTTGCTTCTTCATTTTCGGTGACTCGTTGGTGGACAATGGAAATAACAATAGAATGATCACACTTGCTAGGGCAAATTATAGGCCTTATGGCGTTGACTTTCCTCAGGGTGTCACCGGCCGCTTCACCAATGGTCGAACCTATGTTGATGTACTAG CTGAGCTTCTGGGGTTTCGAACTTATATTCCGCCTTATTCAAGAACTCGTGGAGCTGGACTTATGAGGGGAGTGAATCTTGCATCAGGGGCATCTGGCATTCGAGATGAAACTGGAGATAATTTG GGTGGTCACACATCGATGAACCAACAAGTGTTGACCTTTGGAAATAATATACTGCCAGAAATGAGAAGGTTGTTTAGAGGAGACGCCAATGAACTAAACAGCTATCTTAGCAGATGCATCTTCTATTCTGGGATGGGGAGTAATGATTATCTTAACAATTATTACATGCCAAACTTCTACACAACCAGTTCTGATTTCACTACAAAAGCTTATGCTGCTGCACTTCTTCAGGACTACTCGCGCCAGCTCACA CAATTGTATTCCTTCGGAGCTCGAAAAGTGATTGTGACAGCAATTGGCCAAATTGGCTGCATACCATATCAACTAGCAAGATTTCATGGCAACAACAGCCGTTGCAATGAAGACATCAACAATGCCATTGTTATGTTCAACTCAGGGCTTAAAAAACTTGTTGACAATTTCAATGGCGGTCAATTGCCTGGAGCCAAGTTTGTCTACGTAGATGCTTATCAAAGCACCGTTGACCTCTATAAAAACCCAAATGCTTCTG GATTTGAAGTGATTGACAAGGGGTGTTGTGGAGTAGGAAGGAACAATGGGCAGATAACTTGTCTTCCTCTCCAACAAGCTTGCCAAGATCGCACGAAGCACTTGTTTTGGGATGCCTTCCATCCAACAGATACAGCAAACGTTGGGTTCGGCAAGGCAACATTCAGTTCCGGACAGTATACGTATCCAATCAATATTCAACAATTGGCAATGCTATAA